A section of the Leptospira noumeaensis genome encodes:
- a CDS encoding motility associated factor glycosyltransferase family protein: MSQIIDPISSEIFERKPYLQNYFRNFSSDLHWELGSAKKPGEYYVSLNGEPLSSSFSPLTQAIRLLDTYSLRSTDIVILFGLGNPHLIQKISETLAPGQIFILIGDDETLIPVIWNKILIPVLQVPGRHLFSGDAFFPLFFNYLESLPIERVSGLKVIRNPTDTNRNLVFRELEEKTQTVFSAKMSDLLTKFEFERLWIKNSIWNLVHVGKESPVRYPISSLREKFKGLTAVLVSAGPSLRKNLSWLQSVRDKVFVLSCDTSLKVLIKAGIEADGVVTLDAQTNSFFHFMGESLTQIPLFADLVSSPTLLREPMFQSVVHSVTAKYQVDAEGSLVREVTAGGELAEQVFREVGDIQSGGSVATTAFDMLRFMGFTSVYFLGQDLAYSGREIHSTGTHHNEKWLTLLNRKNSLERINEVIIRKRETRFVPRAGNEGSVLTDYVLDLYRHWFEESATTVTEMKLFNVNEDGAEITGIQSLSPEKAKEILNEIPNHNYPWKELAIWNVNSYNINGFEKSQTNDTLHSHANQGKTKNLKEIPSYLNPQGSENLYNRIQKDLEFMEDGLKKFEENTEVQSFQESDIWIWMREQSYLRRMVRKTEIYILRHKDLELVRKNQLMIQSIKKEIRYLKRSLYPMMDSFPEKG; the protein is encoded by the coding sequence ATGTCCCAAATTATCGATCCGATTTCCAGTGAAATTTTTGAAAGAAAGCCGTACTTACAAAATTATTTCAGAAACTTCTCATCCGATCTCCATTGGGAATTAGGTTCTGCAAAGAAACCAGGGGAATATTATGTCTCATTAAACGGGGAACCACTCTCTTCTTCCTTCTCTCCCCTAACACAAGCCATTCGACTTTTAGATACTTATTCCTTACGTTCCACAGATATTGTGATTTTGTTTGGGCTTGGAAATCCCCACCTCATCCAAAAGATCAGTGAAACTTTGGCACCAGGTCAGATCTTCATTTTAATTGGAGATGATGAAACACTAATCCCTGTTATCTGGAATAAAATTTTAATCCCTGTTTTACAAGTTCCCGGTAGGCATTTGTTTTCAGGAGATGCATTTTTTCCCTTATTTTTTAACTATTTAGAGTCTTTACCAATCGAAAGAGTGAGTGGATTGAAAGTCATTCGTAACCCAACCGACACAAATCGGAACCTGGTCTTTCGTGAATTAGAAGAAAAAACCCAAACTGTATTTTCAGCCAAGATGAGTGATCTACTCACCAAGTTTGAATTTGAGAGGTTATGGATTAAAAACTCCATTTGGAACTTGGTTCATGTCGGAAAAGAATCACCTGTCCGTTATCCCATCTCTTCTTTAAGGGAAAAATTCAAAGGACTTACCGCGGTACTCGTGTCAGCGGGTCCAAGTCTTAGAAAAAATCTTTCCTGGTTGCAATCGGTGAGAGACAAAGTTTTTGTTTTATCCTGCGATACTTCTCTGAAAGTCCTGATCAAAGCGGGGATTGAAGCCGATGGTGTTGTCACACTCGATGCCCAAACCAATTCCTTTTTTCATTTTATGGGAGAGTCTCTAACCCAGATTCCTCTTTTTGCAGACTTGGTCAGTTCCCCCACACTCCTCAGAGAACCGATGTTCCAATCTGTCGTGCATTCCGTCACAGCCAAATACCAAGTAGACGCCGAAGGATCACTTGTCCGGGAAGTGACAGCAGGAGGCGAACTCGCCGAACAAGTATTTCGCGAAGTGGGAGATATCCAATCGGGGGGATCAGTGGCAACCACAGCCTTTGATATGTTGCGCTTTATGGGTTTTACTTCTGTGTATTTTCTTGGCCAAGACCTTGCCTATTCAGGAAGAGAAATCCATTCTACAGGAACCCATCACAATGAAAAATGGCTCACCCTTCTCAACCGGAAAAACAGCTTAGAACGAATCAACGAGGTCATCATTCGCAAAAGAGAAACTCGGTTTGTTCCAAGGGCTGGTAACGAAGGATCTGTTCTTACCGATTATGTTTTGGATTTATACAGGCACTGGTTTGAAGAGTCAGCAACCACTGTGACCGAAATGAAACTCTTCAATGTAAATGAAGACGGAGCAGAAATTACCGGAATCCAGTCTCTCAGTCCAGAAAAGGCAAAAGAAATTTTGAATGAAATTCCAAACCACAATTACCCTTGGAAGGAACTTGCCATTTGGAATGTAAATTCCTACAACATAAATGGATTTGAGAAATCGCAAACAAACGATACTTTGCACTCTCATGCAAACCAAGGAAAAACAAAAAATCTCAAAGAAATTCCTTCCTACCTAAATCCACAAGGTTCAGAAAACCTATACAATAGAATCCAAAAAGATTTGGAGTTTATGGAAGATGGACTTAAAAAATTTGAAGAGAATACGGAAGTCCAGTCTTTCCAAGAATCAGACATTTGGATATGGATGCGGGAACAATCGTATTTACGAAGGATGGTGCGAAAAACAGAAATTTATATTTTACGTCATAAAGACTTGGAACTTGTAAGAAAGAACCAACTCATGATCCAATCCATCAAAAAAGAAATCAGGTATTTAAAACGAAGTCTTTATCCAATGATGGATTCATTTCCAGAAAAAGGATGA
- the plsY gene encoding glycerol-3-phosphate 1-O-acyltransferase PlsY yields the protein MILAAILLSYLLGGIPVGYLLAKQVRGIDIREHGSRNIGATNVGRVIGWKYGIIALFLDALKGAIPVIAASYIESPYSLTTTEILLGSVAILGHTFTPFLHFKGGKGVATALGVYMTLVPIVTVCAVVIFFIVYKISGFVSLGSILATLSMPIWYFGTTKYIPDSEYQPIIFFVLVATFFLISYSHRENIKRLVLGKELRATQNAN from the coding sequence ATGATTCTTGCTGCAATCCTATTGAGTTACCTTTTAGGTGGCATTCCGGTCGGGTATCTTCTGGCCAAACAAGTGCGGGGGATTGACATCCGCGAACACGGCAGCCGTAATATCGGTGCCACGAATGTGGGTCGTGTGATCGGTTGGAAGTATGGAATCATCGCTCTTTTCTTGGATGCACTCAAAGGTGCCATCCCCGTCATTGCTGCATCTTATATTGAATCACCTTATTCTCTGACAACCACCGAGATTTTACTTGGATCCGTTGCCATCCTTGGTCATACATTCACACCTTTCCTTCATTTCAAAGGTGGAAAAGGAGTGGCCACAGCGCTCGGTGTGTATATGACTCTAGTTCCCATCGTTACCGTTTGTGCGGTTGTGATTTTTTTTATAGTCTATAAAATTTCTGGATTTGTTTCCCTTGGTTCTATCTTGGCAACCCTTTCTATGCCTATCTGGTATTTTGGAACCACAAAGTACATTCCGGATTCCGAATACCAACCAATCATCTTTTTTGTGTTAGTCGCTACTTTTTTCCTCATTTCCTATTCACATAGAGAAAACATCAAACGTTTGGTGTTAGGTAAAGAACTACGAGCTACACAAAATGCAAACTGA
- the der gene encoding ribosome biogenesis GTPase Der, whose protein sequence is MKGLPVVTIVGRQNVGKSTLFNAILRAQSAITENTAGVTRDVLQKTVERSEFKIPFTLSDTPGLDIENIDEISKEIIEIAFEHLRNSDLILHVIDHKDLRKYDHRLIELFKKDEILKDKMVLTLINKVDTEQDEYDLEPFYKLGLNELLPISALGRRNFDLLYQKINFFLPDKIKMPEDPYCKIAIIGKPNSGKSSLLNTFLGYKRAVVSDVPGTTRDSVSDQFYFQNQKLEIIDTAGIRRKSKTGESLEFYSYKRTLHSLGEADVVVLLVDAMKGLGEFDKKIFGEIQELGKPMIVAVNKWDLVPEKESNSWKHYKDRMEAKLSILKERPLISLSAKEKVRTHKLLESVVALYEKSQKKLTTRALNDWLSKWGGKNKVQKASNRPPKVYYATQVSQIPFKILFFVNDTKLFPSNILSFYRKSIVAEFGLDGLAVEIELRNRNEGKEGKE, encoded by the coding sequence ATGAAAGGACTTCCAGTGGTCACCATTGTTGGTAGACAAAATGTGGGTAAATCCACACTATTCAACGCCATCCTCCGCGCACAAAGTGCCATCACAGAAAATACAGCCGGTGTAACAAGAGACGTTTTACAAAAGACAGTAGAAAGATCGGAATTCAAAATTCCCTTCACATTGTCAGACACTCCCGGCCTCGATATTGAAAACATTGATGAAATCTCAAAAGAAATCATTGAGATAGCCTTTGAACATTTACGAAACTCGGATCTTATCCTTCATGTGATCGATCATAAAGATTTACGTAAGTATGATCATAGACTCATCGAGTTATTTAAAAAAGATGAAATCTTAAAAGATAAGATGGTCCTAACTCTCATCAACAAAGTGGATACTGAACAAGATGAATATGATTTGGAACCATTTTACAAACTAGGGTTAAACGAACTCCTGCCCATCTCGGCCCTGGGTCGAAGGAATTTTGATCTTCTCTACCAAAAAATCAATTTTTTTCTTCCAGACAAAATCAAAATGCCGGAAGATCCGTATTGCAAAATTGCCATCATTGGAAAACCTAACTCCGGTAAATCGTCGTTACTGAATACCTTTCTCGGTTACAAACGTGCTGTGGTGAGTGATGTACCAGGAACCACTAGAGATTCTGTTTCCGATCAGTTCTATTTTCAAAATCAAAAATTAGAAATCATTGATACGGCTGGGATTCGCAGAAAATCCAAAACCGGAGAAAGTTTAGAATTTTATTCTTACAAACGAACCCTCCATAGTTTGGGAGAAGCAGATGTGGTTGTCCTTCTTGTGGATGCCATGAAAGGTCTAGGTGAATTTGACAAAAAGATTTTTGGGGAAATCCAAGAACTGGGGAAACCCATGATTGTGGCTGTGAACAAATGGGATCTGGTTCCTGAAAAAGAATCCAATTCTTGGAAACACTACAAAGACCGGATGGAAGCAAAACTTTCCATTTTGAAGGAACGCCCCCTCATTTCCCTTTCTGCCAAAGAGAAAGTCCGCACCCACAAACTCCTGGAATCGGTGGTGGCTCTCTATGAAAAGTCTCAGAAAAAGCTCACAACCCGTGCCTTAAATGACTGGTTAAGCAAATGGGGAGGAAAAAATAAGGTTCAGAAGGCATCGAATCGACCTCCGAAGGTGTATTACGCCACGCAAGTCTCCCAGATTCCTTTTAAAATATTATTCTTCGTCAATGATACGAAACTCTTTCCGTCAAATATTTTGAGCTTTTACCGAAAGAGTATAGTAGCGGAGTTCGGGCTGGATGGCCTAGCGGTTGAGATCGAACTTCGGAACAGAAACGAGGGTAAGGAGGGCAAGGAATGA
- the smpB gene encoding SsrA-binding protein SmpB — protein sequence MGKTKKDDKPRGTDPLINKKAKFNFELLDSFEAGVVLTGSEVKSLREKKGNLTDCFAKVRNGEVFLENFQIPPYKNGGYANHPEIRPRKLLLKAKEIEKIDRSIKEKGLVLVATRCFFKNNRLVKIDVALAKPKKLYDKRDDIQKKEAKIDMERAMKEHLRK from the coding sequence ATGGGCAAAACCAAAAAAGACGACAAACCACGCGGAACCGATCCTTTAATCAATAAAAAGGCAAAGTTCAATTTCGAACTCTTAGATTCGTTCGAGGCAGGTGTCGTACTCACAGGATCTGAGGTAAAATCCCTTCGTGAAAAAAAGGGAAATCTTACCGATTGTTTTGCCAAAGTAAGGAACGGAGAAGTGTTTTTGGAAAACTTTCAAATCCCTCCTTACAAGAATGGGGGTTATGCGAATCATCCAGAGATTCGTCCCCGTAAACTCCTCTTAAAAGCAAAAGAAATTGAAAAAATTGATCGTTCCATCAAAGAGAAGGGTTTGGTTCTTGTGGCCACTCGCTGTTTCTTTAAGAACAACCGTTTGGTGAAGATAGATGTCGCTTTAGCCAAACCAAAAAAACTTTACGACAAACGTGACGACATTCAGAAAAAGGAAGCCAAAATCGATATGGAAAGAGCCATGAAGGAACACCTACGCAAATGA
- a CDS encoding AAA family ATPase: MEFVTIADVKVPVLPPTSKFPVFPSSLVETDSVKQTLQKILYPMLEGIPVLLVGDAGVGKNALIYYINSLRKQPTLRFSFNEDTLPEDLIGSYRILLDGKGFTWSNGPLTNALSEGLSFVADEMNLCAPNIIKRFSSVYESNYLDLLEGSGERVNGKTGFWFIGTQNPSEGFEGRKPLPFDITKHFAVVYVDPYSPDEMFFILKKLYPMLGEEVLKQIIRISLESESRIKSGEIGKGDLEKYHFNLRTLQKYCNRLVLFGAKDKAVAAREALYLFEEPFRKKEDKAKQRELIESEFGGSVKLVPTKGYVQGSTIFWNDKEIKTWDEKKTISLLSTYPTPEPVLHFLDQVFTAIQAKENILVEYREDQDPQEFLPLFTELTGIELESVMLSKGMHTSDVVGALKPTEEGNIESVTWVDGPLTRSIRKGHIILISGLESAGAELVEKMNMLTDDARSLTLPPESGEYLPIQLTEKSIVFGMKSFRASKSVTTISRAFRNRFTPILFPELEDVKVLEEILEFYLPEGVLPRSLARFHLKAKELADKRTIGSANLMPYRFGIANLLKWKNHIYRYNQTDVKDIAIRGGKIYYTNQIADPKERKELERLLEGYLSGVEVVSTLFEEIEEKKKTFTVESGLNRKNWWDPELHQRDPLTGVAKKLNSGEETKRGIEINTPETGGKIKEGADAWYGEDTQGNQGQGEPQGGGGAWGYRTEELYKQFLKKRRLLWDYSIMVGLEEFKSVFGKELEEVELNLEQLFDPEIDIHRMYKNEGSRVDARKYISYKSGRGDTKIFDKTIIEKNDEKLKGVEVTFLVSKCRRIFNFEYSIAMLSALLVSLHILNEHDIKTSVHTFCDIKNSKDTVDIFNLKSAEEDYTAEKEEEVFSALCKNWHGDSIPEFQVLSNAERFFSPDAQTKIIVILSDFRGQRAKTYIEDELSSFDTRKLKEAVLKNQDKNYVFLGVGLGSRYIAEHVFQDSLQITADNFYSMPNLIGAEIARLVQIHHSLRQ, translated from the coding sequence ATGGAATTTGTTACCATCGCTGATGTGAAAGTGCCGGTTCTCCCGCCCACGAGTAAGTTTCCCGTTTTCCCTTCTAGCCTTGTCGAAACCGACTCGGTAAAACAAACCTTACAAAAAATTCTATACCCCATGCTCGAAGGGATTCCTGTCCTCCTTGTGGGCGATGCTGGTGTTGGAAAAAATGCACTCATCTATTATATCAACTCTCTTCGCAAACAACCCACACTTCGGTTTAGTTTTAACGAAGACACATTGCCAGAAGACCTCATTGGTTCTTACCGCATCCTGCTGGATGGAAAAGGTTTCACATGGTCGAATGGCCCTCTCACCAATGCTTTGTCAGAAGGACTTAGTTTTGTTGCCGATGAGATGAACCTTTGTGCACCAAACATCATCAAACGGTTTTCTTCTGTCTACGAATCCAACTACTTAGATCTTTTGGAAGGGAGTGGGGAAAGAGTAAATGGAAAAACAGGATTCTGGTTTATCGGAACCCAAAACCCCAGTGAAGGATTTGAAGGTAGAAAACCTCTTCCTTTCGATATCACCAAACATTTTGCCGTTGTTTACGTTGATCCATACTCTCCCGATGAAATGTTTTTTATTTTAAAAAAACTCTATCCCATGCTTGGGGAAGAGGTTCTCAAACAAATCATTCGGATTAGTTTGGAATCGGAATCTCGGATCAAATCAGGGGAAATTGGAAAAGGTGATTTAGAAAAATACCACTTTAACTTAAGAACCCTACAAAAGTATTGTAACCGATTGGTTTTATTTGGTGCTAAAGACAAGGCTGTTGCCGCAAGAGAAGCTCTGTACTTATTCGAAGAACCATTCCGAAAAAAAGAAGACAAAGCCAAACAAAGAGAACTCATTGAATCAGAGTTTGGTGGTTCGGTGAAACTCGTTCCTACCAAAGGTTATGTGCAAGGTTCTACGATTTTTTGGAATGACAAAGAAATCAAAACTTGGGACGAAAAAAAGACTATCTCCCTTCTTTCTACTTATCCCACTCCAGAACCAGTTTTACATTTTCTTGACCAAGTATTCACCGCCATCCAAGCCAAAGAAAACATCTTAGTCGAATATAGAGAAGACCAAGACCCACAAGAGTTTTTACCACTTTTTACAGAGCTCACAGGAATCGAACTTGAGTCTGTGATGTTATCCAAAGGGATGCACACATCTGACGTTGTGGGTGCTCTAAAACCCACTGAAGAAGGAAATATCGAAAGTGTGACTTGGGTGGATGGCCCACTAACACGTTCTATTCGGAAAGGTCATATCATTCTTATATCTGGACTTGAGTCTGCTGGTGCAGAACTTGTGGAAAAGATGAATATGTTAACGGATGATGCACGTTCCCTCACTTTGCCACCAGAGTCCGGCGAATATCTACCCATCCAACTCACAGAAAAATCCATTGTGTTTGGAATGAAGTCATTTCGTGCATCCAAGTCGGTAACAACGATATCTCGTGCTTTTCGGAACCGTTTCACACCAATCCTTTTTCCCGAACTAGAAGATGTAAAAGTATTAGAAGAAATTTTAGAGTTCTATCTTCCGGAAGGGGTTCTTCCTCGTTCGCTTGCACGTTTCCATCTCAAAGCTAAGGAACTCGCAGACAAACGTACCATTGGTTCGGCAAACCTAATGCCATACCGATTTGGAATCGCCAATCTCCTAAAATGGAAAAATCATATCTACCGCTACAACCAAACCGATGTAAAAGACATCGCCATTCGCGGGGGAAAAATTTATTATACCAACCAAATTGCTGACCCCAAAGAAAGAAAAGAACTCGAAAGACTCCTTGAAGGTTATCTTTCTGGAGTAGAAGTCGTCTCAACACTCTTCGAGGAAATCGAAGAGAAAAAAAAAACGTTTACGGTTGAATCAGGACTAAATCGAAAAAATTGGTGGGATCCGGAACTACACCAACGTGACCCGCTAACAGGCGTTGCAAAAAAGCTAAACTCTGGGGAAGAAACCAAACGGGGGATTGAAATCAATACCCCCGAAACCGGTGGCAAAATCAAAGAAGGGGCCGACGCATGGTATGGCGAAGACACCCAAGGAAACCAAGGCCAAGGAGAACCACAAGGTGGTGGTGGTGCTTGGGGTTACCGAACCGAAGAACTCTACAAACAATTCTTAAAAAAACGCCGCCTCCTTTGGGACTATTCCATTATGGTAGGTCTTGAAGAGTTTAAATCCGTCTTTGGTAAAGAACTCGAAGAGGTGGAACTCAATTTAGAACAACTCTTTGATCCAGAAATTGACATCCATCGGATGTATAAAAACGAAGGGTCAAGGGTGGATGCAAGAAAATACATCTCATACAAAAGTGGAAGGGGAGATACTAAAATCTTCGATAAAACCATCATTGAAAAAAATGATGAAAAACTAAAAGGTGTAGAAGTCACCTTCCTTGTTTCAAAATGCCGTAGGATCTTTAACTTTGAATATTCGATTGCGATGCTTTCGGCTCTCCTTGTAAGTTTGCATATCCTAAACGAACATGATATCAAAACCAGTGTCCATACTTTCTGTGATATTAAAAACTCCAAAGACACAGTGGATATTTTTAACTTAAAATCAGCTGAAGAAGATTACACAGCGGAAAAGGAAGAAGAGGTATTTTCTGCTCTTTGTAAAAATTGGCATGGGGACAGCATTCCCGAATTCCAAGTTCTCTCCAATGCAGAGCGGTTTTTTTCGCCGGATGCCCAAACTAAGATCATTGTGATCCTTTCTGACTTTCGCGGGCAAAGGGCCAAGACCTATATTGAGGACGAACTTTCGTCTTTTGATACCAGAAAGTTGAAAGAAGCTGTACTGAAAAACCAGGACAAAAATTATGTATTTTTAGGGGTGGGACTTGGGTCTCGCTACATTGCGGAACATGTGTTCCAAGACTCCCTCCAAATTACGGCAGATAACTTTTATTCCATGCCAAATTTGATTGGGGCTGAAATTGCAAGACTTGTGCAAATTCACCATTCGCTTAGGCAATAA
- a CDS encoding pyridoxal phosphate-dependent aminotransferase — protein sequence MDFANRMYGIDSSPIRKAFELARTIQNPINLSIGQPHFPCPPNIIEVLTKAAQDGKTSYTLTGGIPELKSAMAEKYRTQNKISYAHEDRILVTSGISSALFLLFNALVNEGDECLVISPYFLMYPAMLKFYGGKVVPLEESFKPEDLESLKSRKFKLIIFSNPSNPTGKVLSKEQLRALANLAETTGAYLISDEIYELFDYDKQFHSIGSEYEKTITLTGFSKTYNMTGLRLATILAEDKVIKALTTLQQYTVVCAPSITQVAGIEALKTDMSAYIQDYREKRDFVYDSLKDYYPIQKSGGAFYSFFQVPVTDEEFIQRAVKKDLILVPGFIFCDQKNFVRLSFATEWDTLKRGMKALQELSKES from the coding sequence ATGGATTTCGCAAATAGAATGTATGGGATTGATTCCTCCCCCATCCGCAAGGCTTTTGAGCTCGCACGGACCATCCAAAACCCGATTAATCTCAGTATCGGCCAACCGCACTTTCCTTGCCCACCTAACATTATCGAGGTTTTAACTAAAGCGGCACAGGACGGGAAAACTTCTTACACCTTAACTGGTGGGATTCCTGAATTAAAATCTGCGATGGCTGAGAAATACCGCACCCAAAACAAAATTTCTTATGCCCATGAAGACCGCATCCTTGTTACCTCTGGAATTTCTTCTGCTTTATTTTTGTTGTTCAATGCACTCGTAAACGAAGGTGACGAATGTTTGGTCATCTCCCCTTACTTTTTAATGTATCCGGCGATGTTAAAATTCTATGGTGGAAAAGTAGTTCCGCTGGAAGAAAGTTTCAAACCAGAAGATTTAGAATCTTTAAAATCTCGGAAATTCAAACTCATCATTTTTTCGAATCCTTCGAATCCTACGGGCAAAGTTCTTTCCAAGGAACAACTACGAGCCCTGGCAAACTTAGCCGAAACAACAGGGGCATATCTTATCAGCGATGAAATTTATGAACTCTTTGATTATGACAAACAGTTTCATTCGATTGGTTCCGAGTATGAAAAAACCATCACTCTCACTGGATTTTCCAAAACATACAATATGACTGGGCTTAGGCTTGCGACCATTCTTGCCGAAGACAAAGTGATCAAAGCACTCACCACCTTACAACAGTATACGGTAGTCTGTGCTCCTTCCATCACGCAAGTGGCAGGAATCGAAGCACTCAAAACAGATATGAGTGCTTATATCCAAGACTATCGTGAAAAACGCGACTTTGTTTATGATTCCTTAAAAGACTATTATCCCATCCAAAAATCGGGAGGGGCTTTTTATTCCTTTTTCCAAGTTCCAGTCACTGATGAAGAGTTCATCCAAAGAGCTGTCAAAAAAGATCTCATCCTTGTGCCTGGATTTATCTTTTGTGACCAAAAGAATTTTGTGAGACTTTCCTTTGCCACAGAATGGGACACATTGAAACGAGGAATGAAAGCCTTACAGGAACTATCTAAGGAAAGTTAA